One genomic segment of Fundulus heteroclitus isolate FHET01 unplaced genomic scaffold, MU-UCD_Fhet_4.1 scaffold_214, whole genome shotgun sequence includes these proteins:
- the LOC118559075 gene encoding alpha-tectorin-like, with the protein MNPSNPFYNYYIAAYADLTGCRHSGVVYKPGDTVSSDPETCVTLTCSDVGVLQTSSCGPLERCQGNGLCSSGSPLGSSCTVTGPAVIGFQGQQSSVKDRCSYSLLRIPSVPGFQVLARFQERRRRDVSFLDSVTLRLDGPGAHIHLKQGGRVLLDDSPLTLNSSVQTVGGVKLSKDQTGVTAKVSLSNFTASVFFDGSSALIHLEGSAGQSLQGLCGSSSSSVSEERLSEDNSTSCEMQYSDSNDSTIDCTKMTERCNLLKEAPFSSCHIDPEPFITACTHTLCSYPDLDGLRCQFLEAYARACSLESNGTLEDWRSKAECSPPGGFCQDRTCSDHEFCGEKSAGGESRCFCRAIFASKYREIKSFGDPAICSQNSASLTLVGCLLEDEGLDYSALQLKEPTCKGQIDERTHMVTFSFNSTNLCGTEVTTNNSQTIYRNTIMSQNLSSDGITRQDQVYIDFSCIETPPDTETVAFRIKDSAVVHVISSGPWNYSLTMKAFMDAGRTQAVDANTEVRLNQKIWVELDTDGLDEDLVAVVTDSCWATDRASPTAGRRYYLIKNGCPNSEDQTVKVEGNGEGTSNFFSFNMFKFSGSSAEVYLHCKLQLCVKQGNVCIPTCDGARRHRSVRSRPGASAFISMAWTT; encoded by the exons ATGAATCCATCAAaccctttttataattactacATTGCAGCATACGCAGACCTGACTGGCTGCAGACACTCAG GTGTCGTTTATAAACCAGGCGACACGGTGAGCTCTGATCCTGAAACCTGTGTCACTCTCACCTGTTCTGATGTCGGCGTCCTCCAGACATCCAGCTGTGGGCCTCTGGAGCGTTGTCAAGGCAACGGCCT ctgctcctctGGCTCCCCGTTGGGCTCCAGCTGCACTGTGACGGGTCCCGCTGTCATCGGCTTCCAGGGCCAGCAGAGCTCTGTGAAGGATCGCTGTTCCTACTCCCTGCTGAGGATCCCATCGGTCCCAGGATTCCAGGTTCTGGCCCGCTTCCAGGAGCGGCGGCGTAGAGACGTGAGCTTCCTGGACAGCGTGACGCTGCGCCTGGACGGGCCGGGCGCTCACATTCACCTGAAACAAGGAGGCAGGGTTCTG CTGGACGACTCGCCGCTGACCCTCAACAGCTCGGTTCAGACGGTTGGCGGTGTGAAGCTCTCTAAGGACCAAACTGGAGTCACCGCCAAGGTGTCGCTGTCCAACTTCACCGCTTCTGTCTTCTTTGACGGCTCCTCTGCACTGATCCACCTGGAAG GATCTGCTGGACAGTCTCTGCAGGGTCTGTGTGGAAGCTCCAGCAGCTCTGTGAGTGAGGAGAGGCTCTCTGAGGACAACTCCACCAG CTGTGAGATGCAGTACTCCGATAGTAACGACAGCACCATCGACTGCACCAAGATGACTGAACG CTGTAACCTCCTGAAGGAGGCACCCTTCTCCTCCTGTCACATCGACCCAGAGCCCTTCATCACCGCCTGCACACACACTTTGTGCAGCTATCCTGATCTGGACGGCCTCAGGTGTCAGTTCCTGGAGGCCTACGCCAGAGCCTGCAGCCTGGAGAGCAACGGCACACTGGAGGACTGGAGGTCCAAGGCTGAGTGCT CGCCCCCTGGGGGCTTCTGCCAGGACAGGACCTGCAGCGATCATGAGTTCTGTGGAGAGAAGAGTGCTGGTGGAGAAAGTCGCTGCTTCTGTCGGGCCATTTTTGCCTCCAAGTACAGAGAGATCAAGTCTTTCG GTGATCCAGCCATCTGCAGCCAGAACTCTGCTTCTCTCACTCTGGTGGGTTGTCTCCTGGAGGACGAAGGCCTCGACTACTCTGCCTTGCAGCTCAAAGAGCCGACCTGCAAAGGTCAGATAGATGAGCGGACCCACATGGTGACTTTCAGCTTCAACAGCACCAACCTCTGTGGGACGGAGGTCACG acCAACAACAGCCAAACCATCTACAGGAACACCATCATGTCACAGAACCTCTCTTCTGACGGCATTACTCGCCAAGACCAGGTCTACATCGACTTTTCCTGCATTGAAACCCCGCCGGACACAGAGACTGTGGCTTTCAGAATCAAAGACAG CGCTGTGGTTCATGTCATCTCATCCGGACCTTGGAATTACTCTCTGACCATGAAGGCCTTCATGGACGCCGGCCGAACACAAGCTGTGGATGCGAACACCGAGGTACGGCTGAACCAGAAGATCTGGGTGGAGCTGGACACGGACGGCCTGGATGAAGACCTGGTTGCTGTGGTAACCGACTCCTGCTGGGCGACAGACCGAGCGTCCCCCACTGCTGGACGTAGATATTACCTGATCAAGAACGG CTGTCCAAACTCTGAGGACCAGACAGTGAAGGTGGAGGGAAACGGAGAGGGAACCTCCAACTTCTTCTCCTTCAACATGTTCAAGTTCTCTGGAAGCTCTGCTGAAGTCTACCTGCACTGTAAACTGCAGCTGTGTGTCAAACAGGGGAATGTCTGCATCCCG ACGTGTGATGGAGCTCGGAGACACAGATCAGTCAGGTCCAGACCTGGAGCTTCTGCCTTCATCAGCATGGCCTGGACCACCTAG